The following coding sequences are from one Megamonas funiformis window:
- the hsdR gene encoding type I restriction-modification system endonuclease — translation MSNFDFLKEKFPVLANLGNLAEKYLYTDPNSCLIKLGMIGETVVNLIFEYDNIKKPTEDKAVNRINILIREGYIDEQLKNILHALRKARNKAVHENYEKPCGLLLEFAYVLSEWFMQTYGDYRYEHRPFILPKKEDIYYTNIEENELQQLTQSALQTASKAKVIKRDKRLNLIKSATDRLKLTEEQTRYIIDAQLREAGWQVDTRNIRYSKGSRPQKNVNMAIAEWPTMTDKKTTGHVDYALFIGLKLVAVVEAKSIDKDILSVMDYQAKEYASQIIIDEKYLIGQYGEYKVPFVFATNGRPYLKQIETASGIWFRDLRSSLNYPVALRGFKSPEGLKELLQLDIEKVNSELTNYNQGFLVDKQGLNLRYYQVNAIKATVDAIVAGKKNILLAMATGTGKTRTILGMIYLFLKTKRFHRILFLVDRTSLGEQAYETFREVKLEELMTLDEIYNIKGLNNKQIDRETKIQIATVQSMVKRLLYQNDEDGEKYNKMPSVSDFDLIIVDEAHRGYILDRQMSEEELLYNNQQDYISKYRYVIEYFDAVKIGLTATPALHTTEIFGEPVFTYSYREAVNDRFLVDHDVPHNIRTRLYNEGIVYHKGDNMLFYDTATKEVTNVACLEDEVHIEVDKFNREVITEDFNRKVLIEIIESISRKNNQKDEDKQGKVLIFAVDDNHADLIVKILKEICSDYNIPSDTIIKITASAGQGNKDRISEYIRRFKNEKDPSIVVTVDLLTTGVDVPKIDTLVFLRRVKSRILFEQMLGRATRLCPQIDKTCFEIYDPVGVYEALDSVNTMKPVVVNPNISIGDIINKIKEDNGIYTADELKYKQNQLEQLVGKLNRKQQSMSDKKKKDFKTMTGKSTTDFIDELRALPVEKISSYIQEHESYFTFLQEKDACHGKTRIIYEGEDEVVSHTRDYGNTQKPQDYIESFTQYLKDNMNEIMALKLICTKPSDLKREDLKRLCLKLDSNGFSQTHLNTALNQMTNQEITADIISIIRQCMLGSARVSHEERIKKAMEKLKANHYFSVSEETFLKSIEKYLLHESVINKETFDTDTRFVKKGGFKTIDKKFGGHLAEIIVELNQYLYEDGGKIA, via the coding sequence ATGAGTAATTTTGATTTTTTAAAAGAAAAATTTCCAGTATTAGCAAATTTAGGCAATTTAGCAGAAAAATATTTATATACAGACCCTAATTCTTGTTTAATTAAATTAGGCATGATAGGGGAAACTGTTGTAAATTTAATTTTTGAATATGATAATATAAAAAAACCGACAGAAGATAAAGCGGTAAATCGTATAAATATTTTAATTCGTGAAGGTTATATTGATGAACAACTTAAAAATATTTTACATGCTTTGCGTAAAGCAAGAAATAAAGCTGTTCATGAAAATTATGAAAAGCCTTGTGGTCTTTTATTAGAATTTGCCTATGTGCTTAGTGAGTGGTTTATGCAAACTTATGGAGATTATAGATATGAACACAGACCATTTATTTTGCCTAAAAAAGAAGATATTTATTATACGAATATTGAAGAAAACGAATTACAGCAATTAACACAATCTGCATTGCAAACAGCTTCTAAAGCAAAAGTTATTAAAAGAGATAAACGTTTGAATTTAATAAAATCGGCAACAGATAGATTAAAATTAACAGAAGAACAGACAAGATATATCATTGATGCACAACTAAGAGAAGCTGGTTGGCAAGTAGATACAAGAAATATTCGCTATAGCAAAGGCTCAAGACCACAGAAAAATGTAAATATGGCAATAGCAGAATGGCCTACAATGACAGATAAAAAAACTACAGGTCATGTAGATTATGCGTTATTTATTGGTTTAAAACTTGTAGCAGTAGTGGAAGCTAAAAGTATAGATAAAGATATTTTATCTGTAATGGATTATCAAGCAAAAGAATATGCTAGTCAAATTATAATTGATGAAAAATATTTAATTGGTCAATATGGTGAGTATAAAGTTCCTTTTGTATTTGCGACAAATGGTAGACCGTATTTAAAACAGATAGAAACAGCTTCGGGTATTTGGTTTAGAGATTTACGCAGTAGTTTAAATTATCCTGTAGCTTTGAGAGGTTTTAAATCTCCAGAAGGACTTAAAGAATTATTGCAATTAGACATAGAAAAAGTAAATAGTGAATTAACAAATTATAATCAAGGCTTTTTAGTAGATAAGCAAGGTTTGAATTTGAGATATTACCAAGTAAATGCGATAAAAGCAACTGTTGATGCTATAGTAGCAGGCAAGAAAAATATTTTATTAGCTATGGCTACAGGTACAGGAAAGACTCGCACTATTTTAGGCATGATATATCTATTTTTAAAGACAAAGAGATTTCACCGCATATTATTTTTAGTGGATAGAACGAGTCTAGGTGAGCAAGCTTATGAAACTTTTCGTGAAGTAAAGCTTGAAGAATTGATGACTTTAGATGAAATCTATAATATAAAAGGGTTAAATAATAAACAGATAGATAGAGAAACTAAAATACAGATAGCAACTGTACAAAGTATGGTTAAAAGATTGTTGTATCAAAATGATGAAGATGGTGAAAAATATAATAAAATGCCGTCTGTTAGCGATTTTGATTTGATCATTGTAGATGAAGCTCACAGAGGTTATATATTGGATAGACAAATGAGCGAAGAAGAACTTTTGTATAATAATCAGCAGGATTATATCAGTAAATATCGCTATGTCATTGAATATTTTGATGCCGTAAAAATAGGGCTTACAGCTACACCAGCACTGCATACTACAGAAATTTTCGGCGAACCAGTATTTACTTATTCTTATCGTGAAGCTGTTAATGATAGATTTTTGGTAGACCATGATGTACCGCATAATATTCGTACAAGATTATACAATGAAGGTATAGTCTATCATAAAGGCGATAATATGTTATTTTATGATACAGCTACAAAAGAGGTAACAAATGTAGCTTGCTTAGAAGATGAAGTTCATATCGAAGTGGATAAATTTAATCGTGAAGTAATCACCGAAGATTTTAACCGCAAAGTCTTAATCGAAATCATAGAAAGTATCAGTCGAAAAAATAATCAAAAAGATGAAGATAAGCAAGGAAAAGTATTAATTTTCGCTGTTGATGATAATCATGCAGATTTAATCGTAAAAATCTTAAAAGAAATTTGCTCTGATTATAATATTCCTAGTGATACAATTATCAAAATCACTGCTAGTGCAGGTCAAGGCAATAAAGACCGTATTTCAGAATATATACGTCGTTTTAAAAATGAAAAAGATCCTTCTATTGTTGTTACTGTAGATTTATTGACTACAGGTGTTGATGTGCCGAAGATAGATACTTTAGTATTTTTACGTAGAGTAAAATCTCGTATTTTATTTGAACAGATGTTAGGCAGGGCAACTCGTCTATGTCCGCAAATTGATAAGACTTGTTTTGAGATTTATGATCCTGTAGGTGTATATGAAGCTTTAGACAGTGTAAATACTATGAAACCTGTTGTGGTAAATCCTAATATCAGCATAGGAGATATCATCAATAAAATAAAAGAAGATAATGGCATATATACAGCAGATGAACTGAAATATAAACAAAATCAATTAGAGCAATTAGTCGGTAAATTAAATCGTAAACAGCAATCTATGAGCGATAAAAAGAAAAAAGATTTCAAAACAATGACAGGTAAATCAACAACTGATTTTATTGACGAATTGAGAGCTTTGCCAGTAGAAAAAATTAGCTCTTATATACAAGAGCATGAAAGCTATTTTACTTTTTTACAAGAAAAAGATGCTTGTCATGGCAAAACTCGCATTATTTATGAGGGTGAAGATGAAGTAGTATCTCATACTAGAGATTATGGAAATACGCAAAAACCACAAGATTATATAGAGAGCTTCACTCAATATTTAAAAGATAATATGAATGAAATAATGGCTTTGAAATTAATCTGTACAAAACCTAGCGATTTAAAACGTGAAGATTTAAAAAGATTATGCTTAAAACTAGATAGTAATGGTTTTAGTCAAACACATTTAAATACAGCTTTAAACCAAATGACTAATCAAGAGATAACAGCAGATATCATCAGTATAATTCGTCAATGTATGCTTGGCAGTGCTAGAGTTAGTCATGAAGAACGTATAAAAAAGGCTATGGAAAAATTGAAAGCAAATCATTATTTTTCTGTAAGTGAAGAAACTTTCTTGAAAAGCATAGAGAAATATTTATTGCATGAGTCTGTAATCAATAAAGAAACCTTTGATACAGATACAAGATTTGTAAAAAAAGGTGGTTTTAAAACTATTGATAAAAAATTTGGCGGACATTTAGCAGAAATTATAGTAGAATTAAACCAATATTTATATGAAGATGGAGGAAAAATAGCTTGA
- a CDS encoding DMT family transporter has product MKLKQWIQIFPILSGIMWGSAGIFVRKLSELGLNSVSIVETRIIVAIIIIIAGLLCLDKKLLKIKLKDLWIFICAGIFSMLGLNLCYNFAINELTLSLSAVLLSLAPIFVLILASILFKEKLTLQKTVCAILALIGCILSSGVLEEVGAMKWTTIGIIIGTLGAFFYGTYSIFSKIAMLKGYHSFTVTIYSLMAVGIALLPFTDWLKVWEIIQIDPAPMSGFLLLHSLLTSVLPYICFTVALNYVEAGKVAILASGEPIAAMLFGIFFYQEIPTVLSLIGLFTVLFALGLLTIPFTKLKKIFN; this is encoded by the coding sequence ATGAAATTGAAGCAATGGATTCAAATTTTTCCCATTTTGTCGGGCATAATGTGGGGTTCTGCGGGGATTTTTGTCCGAAAACTTAGCGAATTAGGTCTAAATAGTGTTTCTATTGTCGAAACTCGCATCATTGTTGCTATTATCATTATTATTGCTGGTTTACTATGTTTAGACAAAAAATTACTCAAAATCAAATTAAAGGATTTATGGATTTTTATTTGTGCTGGTATTTTTAGTATGTTAGGTCTAAATCTTTGTTATAACTTCGCCATAAATGAATTGACCTTATCCTTATCTGCTGTTTTATTGAGCCTTGCCCCTATATTTGTATTGATTTTGGCTAGTATTTTATTCAAAGAAAAACTCACTTTGCAAAAAACCGTTTGTGCTATTTTGGCTTTAATTGGTTGTATATTATCTAGTGGTGTCTTAGAAGAAGTCGGTGCTATGAAATGGACTACCATCGGTATTATCATTGGCACTTTAGGTGCATTTTTCTACGGTACATATAGTATATTCTCCAAAATCGCTATGCTCAAAGGCTATCATTCTTTTACAGTTACAATTTATAGCTTAATGGCTGTTGGCATAGCTTTATTGCCTTTTACTGATTGGTTAAAAGTTTGGGAAATCATTCAAATTGACCCAGCGCCTATGAGTGGATTTTTATTATTACATTCTTTACTTACTTCTGTATTACCATATATTTGCTTTACTGTAGCCTTAAATTATGTCGAAGCTGGCAAGGTTGCAATTTTAGCCTCTGGTGAACCTATAGCTGCTATGCTCTTTGGTATTTTCTTTTATCAAGAAATACCTACTGTCTTATCTTTAATCGGTCTATTCACTGTTTTATTTGCCCTAGGATTATTGACCATTCCTTTTACAAAACTAAAAAAAATCTTTAATTAA
- a CDS encoding 6-carboxyhexanoate--CoA ligase → MLYSIRMRSAQGGAHEHGGHHISGAERLITTQDLTTITEKLIQRALTHEKGRADFIRLTIEEVKPKDIITIPMLKMETYTAIDVSDGHKNACEFLANAGISKIAIDNAISSLLSLQENMRGAILIDATTGKRLDNTGMRGIRVSRMDFKDTLQAKKHFDELGYTDNHVQEALVLASKVLSAPNVVGELCWSDDPNYIIGYVSANNIYHRITKMKPLHSNQGGRVFFVKTPVDITVLQNYLERQPVLVDINL, encoded by the coding sequence ATGCTCTATAGTATTCGTATGCGTTCAGCTCAAGGTGGAGCCCATGAACATGGTGGTCATCATATTTCCGGTGCCGAACGTTTGATTACAACACAAGATTTAACTACAATCACAGAAAAATTAATTCAACGAGCTTTAACTCATGAAAAAGGCAGAGCAGATTTTATCCGCCTTACTATTGAAGAAGTTAAACCTAAAGACATCATAACTATTCCCATGCTTAAGATGGAAACGTATACAGCTATTGATGTAAGTGATGGACATAAAAATGCTTGTGAATTTTTAGCCAATGCAGGTATTTCTAAAATAGCCATAGATAATGCTATATCATCTTTATTATCACTACAAGAAAATATGCGTGGTGCTATTTTAATTGATGCCACTACTGGAAAACGCTTGGATAATACAGGCATGAGAGGAATTCGCGTCAGTCGCATGGATTTTAAAGATACATTACAAGCAAAAAAACATTTTGATGAATTAGGCTATACAGACAATCATGTACAAGAAGCTCTTGTCTTAGCTAGTAAAGTTTTATCTGCTCCAAATGTCGTAGGAGAATTATGTTGGTCTGATGACCCTAATTATATTATCGGTTATGTATCTGCCAATAATATTTATCACCGCATTACTAAAATGAAACCACTACATAGCAATCAAGGTGGTCGAGTATTTTTTGTAAAAACGCCTGTAGATATCACAGTTTTGCAAAATTATCTTGAAAGACAACCCGTACTTGTAGATATTAATTTATAA
- the bioF gene encoding 8-amino-7-oxononanoate synthase: protein MQDNLNKYLTEIEILHQQQLYRKPITYIPISATKVLKDNEEFLMMASNNYLGLTHHPQVKKAAIKAIEKYGTGSGGSRLISGSHILFAKLEQALAEFKSIEKALVFNTGYMANVGTISALTNNNDYIISDELNHASIIDGCRLSKAKTLIYRHKNMTDLENILKNLPYSHTKLIVTDSVFSMDGDIAPLDEIVYLAHKYNALTMVDDAHATGVLGKGHGSVEHFHLQGKIDIQLGTLSKALASEGGFVAGKKILIEYLINKARSYIFSTALTPADIASSLEALSLIANDNSLVDKLYDNISYVQDLFQQNNIDINLTTPIVPIIVHSNEKALQIAQKLYEKHIILSAIRPPTVPQNQSRLRLAISASHTQEDLHFVITELIKLL, encoded by the coding sequence ATGCAAGATAATTTAAATAAATATTTAACTGAAATAGAAATTTTACATCAACAACAATTATATCGGAAACCTATAACTTATATTCCCATTTCTGCCACTAAAGTTCTAAAAGATAATGAAGAATTTTTGATGATGGCTTCTAATAATTATTTAGGGCTTACTCATCACCCACAAGTGAAAAAAGCTGCTATCAAGGCTATCGAAAAATACGGCACAGGCTCTGGTGGCTCACGTTTGATATCTGGCTCTCATATTTTATTTGCCAAATTAGAACAAGCACTTGCTGAATTTAAATCTATAGAAAAAGCATTGGTCTTTAATACTGGCTATATGGCTAATGTTGGCACTATCAGTGCATTGACTAATAATAATGATTACATCATCAGCGACGAATTAAATCACGCAAGTATAATTGATGGCTGTCGACTCAGCAAAGCTAAAACTTTAATTTATCGTCATAAAAATATGACAGATTTAGAAAATATATTAAAAAATTTGCCATATTCTCATACGAAATTAATCGTTACTGATAGCGTATTTAGCATGGATGGCGATATCGCACCTTTAGATGAAATAGTCTATTTAGCACATAAATACAATGCTTTAACTATGGTTGATGATGCTCATGCTACAGGAGTCTTGGGCAAAGGTCATGGCAGTGTAGAACATTTTCACCTACAAGGAAAAATTGATATTCAGTTAGGCACTTTAAGCAAAGCCCTCGCTTCTGAAGGTGGCTTTGTCGCTGGCAAAAAAATTCTTATTGAATATCTCATCAATAAGGCTCGCAGTTACATTTTTTCTACAGCATTGACACCAGCAGATATAGCAAGTAGCCTTGAAGCCTTATCCTTAATTGCTAACGATAATAGCTTAGTTGATAAATTATACGATAATATTTCCTATGTACAAGATTTATTCCAACAAAATAATATAGATATAAACTTAACGACTCCTATCGTGCCTATCATTGTGCATAGCAATGAAAAAGCTCTGCAAATAGCTCAAAAACTCTATGAAAAACATATTATTTTATCTGCTATCCGCCCACCGACAGTCCCACAAAATCAAAGTCGATTGCGTCTTGCTATATCAGCTAGTCATACACAAGAAGATTTGCACTTTGTCATCACCGAATTAATTAAATTACTTTAA
- the uvrA gene encoding excinuclease ABC subunit UvrA, with the protein MSDFITVKGARAHNLKNIDVKIPRDKLVVVTGLSGSGKSSLAFDTIYAEGQRRYVESLSAYARQFLGQMDKPDVDYIEGLSPAISIDQKTTSHNPRSTVGTVTEIYDYLRLLFARVGKPHCPKCGKPITQQTVDQMVDNIMSLPERSKLLIMAQIIRGKKGEHKKVLEQIRKEGYVRVRIDGEVIDINEEINLEKNKKHTIEVVIDRLIVREGIEQRLADSLETALDIGEGIVYVQVVDGELLMFSQNFACIDCGISLPEIAPRMFSFNSPYGACPECSGLGSHQQFDIDLVMPNKNLSPAEGLFAPLSKNPASYAMVQIEAVLKKYGYTLNTPWNEIDKNIQEYLINGSGEERFNYSYVNMYDEYKEYFSPFEGVMPMLERRYKETNSDIMRESYEAYMSTTPCPKCKGARLKPEVLSITIGDKNIKQVTDMTIAEASEFFKNLKFTEREEIIAKQIMKELHARLGFLLDVGLEYLTLSRAAGTLSGGEAQRIRLATQIGSGLVGVLYILDEPSIGLHQRDNNRLLATLKHLRDLGNTLIVVEHDEDTMYAADCIIDIGPKAGAGGGEVVAQGTVEEIKQNLNSITGQYLSRRKYIPVPKDRRKGNGNFIEVVGAKENNLKNINVKFPLGVFTVVTGVSGSGKSTLVNEILYKGLASKLYTIKGKPGKHKEIKGIENIDKIINIDQSPIGRTPRSNPATYTGVFDSIRELFSQTNEAKIRGYKPGRFSFNVKGGRCEACHGDGIIKIEMHFLPDVYVPCEVCKGARYNRETLEVKYKGKTISDVLNMTVDEGCVFFENIPKIYRYMKVLQDVGLGYIQLGQPATTLSGGEAQRVKLASELARRSTGKTLYILDEPTTGLHTADIHQLLDVLQRLVDGGDTVVVIEHNLDVIKTADYLIDLGPEGGNRGGTIVAKGTPEDITKVKASYTGHFLKPLLEEGKRLNKRDA; encoded by the coding sequence TTGTCTGATTTTATAACAGTAAAAGGAGCGAGAGCTCATAATTTAAAAAATATAGATGTAAAAATTCCTCGTGATAAATTAGTAGTAGTAACAGGATTGAGTGGCAGTGGAAAATCTTCATTAGCTTTTGATACGATATATGCCGAAGGTCAACGTCGTTATGTAGAGTCTTTATCTGCATATGCTAGACAATTTTTGGGGCAGATGGATAAACCAGATGTTGATTATATAGAAGGACTATCTCCTGCTATATCTATTGATCAAAAGACAACAAGTCATAATCCTCGTTCTACAGTGGGAACAGTTACCGAGATTTATGATTATTTGCGTTTATTATTCGCTAGAGTGGGAAAACCTCATTGTCCAAAATGTGGTAAACCGATCACTCAGCAGACAGTAGACCAAATGGTGGATAATATCATGAGTTTGCCAGAACGCAGTAAATTATTGATCATGGCACAAATCATTCGTGGAAAAAAAGGCGAACATAAAAAAGTATTGGAACAAATTCGCAAAGAAGGTTATGTGCGTGTACGTATTGATGGCGAAGTTATAGATATTAATGAAGAAATTAATCTAGAAAAAAATAAAAAACATACGATTGAAGTGGTAATCGACCGCCTCATTGTGCGTGAAGGCATTGAACAACGTTTAGCAGATTCACTTGAAACTGCTTTAGATATAGGTGAAGGAATTGTCTATGTACAAGTGGTTGATGGTGAATTATTGATGTTTAGTCAAAATTTTGCTTGTATAGATTGTGGTATCAGTCTGCCAGAGATTGCTCCGCGTATGTTTTCATTTAATAGTCCATATGGGGCTTGCCCTGAATGTAGTGGACTTGGCAGTCATCAACAATTTGATATTGATTTAGTAATGCCTAATAAAAATTTAAGCCCAGCAGAAGGTTTATTTGCACCATTATCTAAAAATCCAGCTTCTTATGCTATGGTACAGATTGAAGCTGTATTAAAAAAATATGGTTATACTTTAAATACTCCATGGAATGAAATCGATAAAAATATTCAAGAGTATTTGATAAATGGTTCAGGTGAGGAAAGATTTAATTATTCATATGTGAATATGTATGATGAATATAAAGAGTATTTTTCACCATTTGAAGGTGTAATGCCTATGCTTGAGCGTCGTTATAAAGAGACTAATTCAGATATAATGCGAGAATCATATGAAGCATATATGAGCACTACACCATGTCCAAAATGTAAAGGGGCAAGGTTAAAACCAGAAGTATTGTCTATCACTATTGGCGATAAAAATATAAAACAAGTAACAGATATGACTATCGCTGAAGCTAGTGAATTTTTTAAAAATCTTAAATTCACTGAGCGTGAAGAAATCATTGCTAAACAGATTATGAAAGAACTTCATGCTAGATTGGGCTTTTTACTAGATGTAGGGTTAGAATATTTGACATTATCTAGAGCAGCAGGCACTTTATCTGGTGGGGAAGCTCAGCGTATTCGCTTAGCTACACAGATTGGTTCAGGTTTAGTCGGTGTATTATATATTTTAGATGAACCTAGTATAGGACTTCATCAAAGAGATAATAATAGATTGTTAGCTACATTAAAACATCTTCGCGATTTAGGAAATACATTGATTGTGGTAGAACATGATGAAGATACTATGTATGCAGCAGATTGTATTATTGACATAGGGCCAAAAGCAGGAGCTGGTGGCGGTGAAGTAGTAGCTCAAGGAACTGTTGAAGAAATCAAGCAAAATTTAAATTCAATAACAGGGCAATATTTAAGTCGTAGAAAATATATACCAGTACCAAAAGATAGAAGAAAAGGCAATGGCAATTTTATCGAAGTTGTCGGTGCTAAAGAAAATAATTTAAAAAATATAAATGTAAAATTTCCATTAGGTGTATTTACTGTAGTAACAGGAGTTTCTGGTTCTGGAAAATCTACTTTGGTAAATGAAATATTATATAAAGGTTTAGCAAGTAAATTATATACAATAAAAGGAAAACCAGGTAAACATAAAGAGATAAAAGGCATTGAAAATATAGACAAAATCATCAATATTGACCAATCGCCAATAGGTAGAACACCTCGCTCTAATCCTGCGACATATACAGGTGTATTTGATAGTATTCGTGAATTATTCAGTCAAACTAATGAAGCGAAGATAAGAGGATATAAACCTGGTCGTTTTAGTTTTAACGTTAAAGGTGGACGTTGTGAAGCTTGTCATGGTGATGGCATTATAAAAATCGAAATGCACTTTTTACCAGATGTATATGTTCCATGTGAAGTTTGTAAGGGAGCGAGATATAATCGTGAAACTTTAGAAGTAAAATATAAAGGAAAAACTATATCTGATGTACTCAATATGACAGTTGATGAAGGCTGTGTATTTTTTGAAAATATACCTAAAATTTATCGCTATATGAAAGTATTACAAGATGTAGGACTTGGTTATATTCAATTGGGACAGCCAGCGACAACATTATCTGGCGGTGAAGCACAGCGTGTAAAATTAGCTTCTGAATTAGCTAGAAGAAGTACAGGCAAAACTCTTTATATTTTAGATGAACCGACAACAGGACTGCATACAGCAGATATTCATCAACTTTTAGATGTATTACAGCGATTAGTTGATGGTGGAGATACTGTAGTTGTCATTGAACATAATCTTGATGTGATTAAGACAGCAGATTATTTGATTGATTTAGGTCCTGAAGGTGGCAATCGCGGTGGTACTATTGTAGCCAAAGGAACACCAGAAGATATAACGAAAGTAAAAGCTTCATACACAGGGCATTTTTTAAAACCTTTACTTGAAGAAGGAAAAAGATTAAATAAACGAGATGCATAA
- the gdhA gene encoding NADP-specific glutamate dehydrogenase, giving the protein MSLKNAYLQKVYDKVVAKNPNEAEFQQAVYEVLESITPAIEKNPAYEKANIIERMVEPERMITFRVTWVDDNGNVQVNRGYRVQFNSAIGPYKGGLRLHPSVCASVIKFLGFEQVLKNSLTTLPMGGGKGGSDFDPKGKSDMEIMRFCQSFMTELAKHIGADTDVPAGDIGVGAREVGYLFGQYKRLRNEFTGVLTGKGLSFGGSLVRTEATGYGLCYFVEEMLKDSNTSFAGKDVVVSGSGNVAIYAAEKAMELGAKVIAMSDSNGYVVDNDGIKLDVVKQIKEVERKRIKEYAERVEGAQYHEGCKGIWTVKCDIALPCATQNEIDLESAKALVANGCKVVGEGANMPSTIDAINYFLDNKVLFAPAKAANAGGVATSGLEMSQNSERLSWTFEEVDAKLHSIMVNIYKNAATTAKEYGFEGNLVVGANIAGFLKVADAMLAQGYAY; this is encoded by the coding sequence ATGAGTTTAAAAAACGCATATTTACAGAAAGTTTACGACAAAGTAGTAGCTAAAAATCCAAACGAAGCAGAATTCCAACAAGCAGTTTATGAAGTTTTAGAATCTATTACACCTGCAATTGAAAAAAATCCTGCTTATGAAAAAGCTAATATTATTGAACGCATGGTTGAGCCTGAACGTATGATTACTTTCCGTGTAACATGGGTTGATGATAATGGTAACGTACAAGTAAATCGTGGCTATAGAGTACAATTTAACTCTGCTATTGGACCATACAAAGGTGGTCTTCGTTTACATCCTTCCGTATGCGCTTCTGTAATTAAATTCTTAGGTTTTGAACAAGTATTGAAAAATTCTTTGACTACTCTTCCTATGGGTGGCGGTAAAGGCGGTAGTGATTTCGATCCAAAAGGTAAATCTGATATGGAAATCATGCGTTTCTGCCAAAGCTTCATGACTGAACTTGCAAAACATATCGGTGCAGATACTGACGTTCCTGCTGGTGATATCGGTGTTGGTGCTCGTGAAGTTGGTTACTTATTTGGTCAATACAAACGTCTTCGCAACGAATTCACTGGTGTATTAACTGGTAAAGGTTTATCCTTCGGTGGTTCTTTAGTAAGAACTGAAGCAACTGGTTATGGTTTATGCTATTTCGTTGAAGAAATGTTAAAAGATAGTAATACATCTTTTGCTGGTAAAGATGTTGTAGTATCTGGTTCTGGTAACGTTGCTATTTATGCTGCTGAAAAAGCTATGGAATTAGGTGCAAAAGTTATTGCTATGAGCGATTCCAATGGTTATGTAGTAGATAACGATGGTATCAAACTTGATGTTGTAAAACAGATTAAAGAAGTTGAACGTAAACGTATTAAAGAATACGCTGAACGTGTTGAAGGTGCACAATATCATGAAGGTTGCAAAGGTATTTGGACTGTTAAATGCGATATTGCTCTTCCTTGTGCAACTCAAAATGAAATTGATCTTGAATCCGCAAAAGCTCTCGTAGCTAACGGCTGTAAAGTTGTTGGTGAGGGTGCAAATATGCCTTCTACTATTGATGCAATCAACTATTTCTTAGACAATAAAGTTCTCTTTGCTCCTGCAAAAGCTGCAAATGCTGGTGGTGTTGCTACTTCCGGTCTTGAAATGAGCCAGAACAGCGAACGTTTAAGCTGGACATTTGAAGAAGTAGATGCAAAATTACATTCAATCATGGTAAATATCTACAAAAATGCAGCAACAACTGCAAAAGAATATGGCTTTGAAGGTAACCTTGTAGTAGGTGCAAACATTGCTGGTTTCTTAAAAGTAGCAGATGCTATGCTTGCTCAGGGCTATGCTTATTAA